The following coding sequences are from one Candidatus Methylomirabilota bacterium window:
- a CDS encoding DUF523 domain-containing protein: MHRVLVSACLLGERVRHNGEHKQSHDSVLERWLREGRVVPFCPEVAGGLPVPRSAAEIAEAAGGSSVLSGIGRVLDVNGRDVSEFFVAGAQQALEYARLESIRVAILKEGSPSCGTSFTYDGTFTSRRVPGQGVTAALLRQAGIHVLNEFQFEEADRILAQLPQEGEP, encoded by the coding sequence ATGCATCGAGTACTGGTGAGCGCGTGCCTGTTGGGTGAGCGCGTTCGTCACAACGGCGAGCACAAGCAGAGCCATGATAGCGTCCTTGAACGATGGCTGCGCGAAGGGCGTGTCGTGCCATTCTGTCCGGAAGTCGCGGGGGGGTTGCCTGTCCCAAGATCGGCCGCTGAGATCGCCGAGGCTGCGGGTGGGTCGAGCGTCCTGTCTGGCATCGGACGGGTCCTCGACGTGAATGGCCGTGATGTCTCCGAATTCTTCGTCGCCGGCGCGCAGCAGGCACTCGAATACGCTCGACTGGAGTCGATTCGGGTCGCGATCCTCAAAGAGGGTAGCCCATCCTGCGGCACGTCCTTCACGTACGACGGTACGTTTACTTCCCGACGAGTTCCAGGGCAAGGAGTCACCGCAGCTCTTCTCCGGCAAGCGGGTATCCATGTCCTCAACGAGTTCCAGTTCGAGGAGGCTGACCGAATCCTCGCTCAACTACCCCAGGAAGGCGAGCCCTGA
- a CDS encoding type II toxin-antitoxin system RelB/DinJ family antitoxin, producing MSKTAMVRARLEPDLKNRAESIFHRLGLNATQAITIFYRQVELRDGLPFDVVVPTATTKRAFEASETGRDLVVCDDADDMFRKLGI from the coding sequence ATGAGCAAGACCGCAATGGTACGGGCCAGATTGGAACCAGACCTGAAAAACCGCGCCGAATCCATCTTTCACCGATTGGGCCTGAACGCAACGCAAGCCATCACGATTTTCTACAGGCAAGTTGAACTTCGTGACGGACTTCCGTTCGATGTCGTCGTTCCGACAGCAACCACGAAACGGGCATTCGAAGCTTCCGAGACCGGACGTGATCTGGTCGTCTGCGATGATGCAGACGACATGTTCCGGAAACTCGGTATCTGA
- a CDS encoding type II toxin-antitoxin system YafQ family toxin, with translation MYKPVYTQQFAKDLERSRRRGKNFDKLKIIIRSLLAGEPLDPIHRDHRLVGNFIGRRECHIESDWLLIYRVAGDRMHFERMGTHSDLFKT, from the coding sequence ATGTACAAGCCCGTATATACACAGCAGTTCGCTAAAGACCTGGAGAGAAGCCGTCGTCGTGGCAAGAATTTCGACAAACTGAAGATCATTATCCGCAGCCTTCTTGCGGGGGAACCTCTGGATCCGATCCACCGTGACCATCGTCTCGTCGGCAACTTCATCGGCCGCCGTGAGTGCCATATCGAGTCCGATTGGCTGTTGATCTACAGAGTCGCCGGCGATCGGATGCACTTCGAGAGAATGGGCACACACTCTGACCTGTTTAAAACATGA